In Alteribacter lacisalsi, a genomic segment contains:
- a CDS encoding NAD(P)-dependent oxidoreductase: protein MNILLFGATGRTGSHLLRLAGETPHTYTVFVRSTHKLPSPLPANVRIVQGDARSIQDVRSAVSGKDGVISCLSTDKQNLLQAFTPILKEAMTEFGITRVVTIGTAGILQSRAEPHLFRFESSESRRKTTTAAEDHLAAFKILRASKLDWTIVCPTYLPEGTASGRIRAEAEVLPEGGSRITTGDTAAFVFREFFNSAFLYKRVGIAE, encoded by the coding sequence ATGAACATTCTTCTTTTTGGCGCGACCGGCAGAACAGGTTCGCACCTGCTCCGCCTTGCCGGTGAAACGCCACATACCTATACCGTTTTTGTCCGGTCCACCCACAAGCTACCATCCCCTCTTCCGGCCAATGTCCGGATCGTACAGGGAGATGCACGAAGCATACAGGACGTCAGAAGCGCCGTTTCCGGTAAAGATGGGGTGATTTCCTGTCTGTCCACGGATAAACAGAATCTGCTTCAGGCTTTTACACCGATCCTGAAAGAAGCAATGACTGAGTTCGGAATCACGAGAGTTGTGACTATTGGTACAGCCGGTATCCTTCAATCCCGGGCAGAGCCCCATCTCTTCCGGTTTGAATCATCAGAGTCGAGAAGAAAAACAACTACGGCCGCAGAAGATCATCTGGCAGCCTTTAAGATACTCCGTGCATCCAAGCTTGACTGGACGATTGTCTGTCCTACCTACCTGCCTGAAGGAACTGCTTCGGGCCGCATCCGGGCCGAAGCCGAGGTTCTGCCTGAAGGAGGCTCAAGAATTACAACCGGTGACACTGCCGCATTTGTATTTCGTGAGTTTTTTAACTCTGCCTTTTTATACAAGCGGGTAGGAATTGCAGAATAG
- a CDS encoding helix-turn-helix transcriptional regulator yields the protein MKILLNEKHDMIRYGFLQLLNDLFPVEYILEAEDLNKTKALLESYLFDYLLLNSESFARHETAELIRMARSRNEKVKVVLIKSKGRQADPSFLERYGINGVIGRDEPIEDLMNAFQEIDRGQIRYSFVSIRKNGEGKGDNVLLSSLLTQRENEVFKHLVRGYSVLESARELGVSSKTIENHRHNLRSKLNVSSHRELIKAAEETGYIRFKD from the coding sequence TTGAAAATCCTATTGAATGAAAAGCACGATATGATTCGCTACGGTTTTCTTCAGCTGCTCAATGATTTATTTCCCGTGGAATACATTTTGGAAGCAGAAGACCTTAACAAAACGAAAGCATTACTGGAAAGCTATCTATTTGATTACCTTCTGCTTAATTCCGAAAGCTTTGCCAGGCATGAAACAGCAGAACTTATCCGGATGGCAAGAAGCAGAAATGAAAAGGTAAAAGTGGTGCTCATTAAAAGCAAAGGCCGCCAGGCGGACCCGTCGTTTCTTGAGAGATATGGAATAAACGGTGTAATCGGCAGGGATGAGCCAATCGAAGATCTGATGAACGCTTTTCAGGAAATTGACAGGGGGCAAATCAGATACAGCTTTGTGAGTATCAGGAAAAACGGTGAAGGGAAAGGAGATAACGTTCTTCTTTCCTCGCTTTTAACGCAGAGGGAAAACGAAGTATTCAAGCATCTCGTAAGAGGATATTCCGTACTCGAATCGGCCAGGGAACTGGGAGTGTCCAGTAAAACCATTGAAAATCACCGGCATAATCTGAGGAGTAAGCTGAATGTTTCCTCGCACCGGGAATTGATAAAAGCAGCAGAAGAAACGGGATATATTCGTTTTAAAGATTAG
- a CDS encoding cytochrome ubiquinol oxidase subunit I, translated as MFGIENDPVLLSRLLTALTLGFHVIFATIGVGVPLMIAIAEWMGIKRNDPHYTLMARRWARGFVVTVAVGVVTGTAIGLQLSLLWPNFMQAAGHTIGLPLFMEIFAFFFEAIFLGIYLYTWDRFKSKMRHFLLIIPVVIGASASAFFITTANAFMNFPQGFDMANGVIANVSPLEAMFNPATPTKVSHVIITCYLTAAFILGTIAAIHLLKGSKHEYHKKALKLTMVSGAVFAIATAVIGDLSGKYLHEYQPEKLAAAEWHFETETHAPLILGGVLTEDNEVKYALEIPYALSILAGGLPDSEVVGLNEFPEDELPPLWVHYAFDMMVFIGMYLAFVSTLFAVMSWKKNWNPYNKPLLIMVAAGGPLSMVAIEAGWIFAEVGRQPWLINGIMRVEEGATTSDHVGLMLALFIVLYTILGVTCAVVLRRMFKQNPVEHELEKRGIEQPKRVSNE; from the coding sequence ATGTTCGGAATTGAAAACGATCCGGTGCTTCTGAGTCGGCTTCTGACTGCTCTGACACTGGGCTTTCATGTTATATTCGCGACCATCGGGGTCGGGGTTCCTCTAATGATAGCCATTGCTGAATGGATGGGAATCAAGCGGAACGATCCTCATTACACCCTGATGGCACGCCGGTGGGCCAGAGGCTTCGTTGTAACCGTAGCAGTAGGCGTTGTTACCGGTACAGCGATTGGTCTCCAATTAAGTCTATTATGGCCGAATTTTATGCAGGCAGCCGGCCATACGATCGGTCTGCCATTGTTTATGGAGATATTCGCATTTTTCTTTGAAGCGATCTTCCTTGGGATTTACCTGTACACATGGGACCGGTTCAAGAGCAAAATGCGTCACTTCCTGCTCATTATCCCTGTTGTAATCGGCGCATCAGCGTCTGCATTTTTCATTACAACTGCCAACGCATTTATGAATTTCCCACAGGGATTTGACATGGCAAATGGTGTGATTGCAAACGTCAGTCCGCTTGAGGCTATGTTTAACCCTGCCACGCCGACGAAAGTATCGCACGTTATCATTACCTGCTACCTAACTGCAGCGTTTATTCTCGGTACAATAGCAGCTATTCACCTTCTTAAAGGAAGCAAACATGAGTACCACAAAAAAGCACTCAAGCTGACGATGGTTTCCGGTGCAGTCTTTGCAATCGCTACTGCTGTCATCGGCGACCTTTCCGGTAAGTACCTCCACGAGTACCAGCCGGAAAAACTTGCAGCAGCCGAGTGGCATTTTGAAACAGAAACACATGCCCCGCTGATCTTGGGCGGTGTGTTGACAGAAGACAACGAAGTCAAATATGCATTGGAAATTCCATACGCTCTCAGTATTCTCGCAGGCGGCCTGCCCGATTCGGAAGTCGTGGGGCTCAATGAGTTCCCCGAAGATGAACTTCCGCCCCTCTGGGTTCACTACGCCTTTGATATGATGGTGTTTATCGGAATGTATCTGGCGTTTGTGTCCACTCTTTTTGCAGTGATGAGCTGGAAGAAAAACTGGAATCCGTATAATAAACCACTGCTGATTATGGTGGCTGCCGGAGGTCCGCTCAGTATGGTTGCAATCGAAGCGGGATGGATTTTTGCCGAAGTCGGCCGTCAGCCGTGGCTCATAAACGGCATTATGCGCGTAGAGGAAGGTGCGACAACATCGGATCACGTAGGCCTGATGCTGGCTCTCTTCATTGTCCTTTACACCATTCTCGGTGTTACCTGTGCTGTTGTACTCCGGAGAATGTTCAAGCAGAATCCAGTGGAGCACGAACTTGAAAAACGGGGAATCGAGCAGCCGAAGCGGGTCAGCAATGAATAA
- a CDS encoding urease accessory protein UreH domain-containing protein codes for MFETVEAISSWLRGPFMNAAESAESWPVLFAFLLGVTGALAPCQFSGNLSAITLYGTKSIKNGVSWADALFYTLGKTAAFMLVGGIVLLLGQEFQQQLTVYFPWFRRLLGPLLIVVGLYMLGAFAMRWNLNFWRSRNGKQTEKRGRWGAFMLGFSFSLGFCPTMFLLFFMLLMPAAFTSTTGFMLPAVFAVGTAVPFLIVIGLIWYLGAGGAVMRKGRKVGLLVQRTAGSVMILIGVLDILTFW; via the coding sequence ATGTTTGAAACTGTTGAAGCCATCAGTTCATGGCTGCGGGGGCCGTTTATGAACGCTGCTGAAAGTGCGGAGTCATGGCCGGTTCTTTTTGCATTCCTTCTCGGGGTCACAGGCGCGCTTGCCCCGTGTCAGTTTTCAGGGAATTTGAGCGCGATTACATTATACGGTACCAAATCAATAAAGAACGGCGTATCCTGGGCTGATGCTTTGTTTTACACTTTAGGCAAGACAGCTGCCTTTATGCTCGTTGGCGGTATTGTGCTGCTGCTCGGACAGGAGTTTCAGCAGCAGCTCACAGTTTATTTTCCGTGGTTCCGCAGACTTCTCGGTCCTCTTCTAATCGTAGTTGGACTCTATATGCTGGGCGCTTTTGCGATGAGGTGGAATCTCAATTTTTGGAGAAGCAGGAACGGGAAGCAAACAGAAAAAAGAGGCAGATGGGGTGCTTTCATGCTGGGGTTCAGCTTTTCGCTCGGGTTTTGCCCAACCATGTTCCTGCTGTTCTTCATGCTCCTGATGCCAGCCGCCTTTACGAGCACTACCGGATTTATGCTGCCGGCCGTGTTCGCTGTGGGTACAGCGGTCCCGTTTCTGATTGTGATCGGTCTGATCTGGTATCTCGGTGCAGGAGGAGCGGTCATGCGAAAAGGCAGAAAAGTTGGTCTTCTGGTACAGCGGACAGCCGGATCGGTCATGATTCTGATCGGTGTCCTCGATATTCTCACATTCTGGTAA
- a CDS encoding N-acetylmuramoyl-L-alanine amidase: MVIPIRLNRPVRIFIDPGHGGSDPGAVANGLREKDINLDIALRLRDILEGQYTNVQVRMSRTSDIFVSLAARAEAANNWNADLFISIHQNAAGGTSARGFESFRFTNAPNRTRQIHSEFHRTAYNVAWRGRKPDRGTKTAGFYVLRFTSMAAVLTEGGFLTNTQDANLLRSSAFLQEAAEAHAEAIAAVFADIGRRRDMEWTGQILRNGDRGPLVRSLQEKLLNLNYDLGSFGADGVFGDITETAVREFQQSSRITVDGVAGPQTYQAVLNASPTGLLVIVDVATLNVRNRPSWEPSAIAGTVRRGEAFTITDRVNVQGSSTDMYRLRSGLYITTSENFVRTRRV, translated from the coding sequence ATGGTCATTCCGATTCGACTGAACCGCCCTGTCCGGATTTTCATTGATCCTGGTCACGGAGGATCTGATCCCGGCGCGGTTGCGAACGGGCTAAGGGAAAAAGACATTAACCTTGATATTGCCCTCCGCCTGAGAGATATCCTTGAGGGACAATATACCAATGTTCAGGTGAGAATGAGCCGCACATCGGATATTTTTGTGAGCCTTGCTGCAAGGGCAGAAGCGGCAAACAACTGGAATGCGGACCTGTTTATATCCATCCATCAAAATGCTGCAGGAGGAACATCAGCAAGAGGCTTTGAGTCGTTCCGGTTCACAAATGCACCTAACCGGACTAGGCAGATTCACAGTGAATTCCACCGCACCGCATATAACGTGGCTTGGCGAGGCAGAAAACCGGACAGGGGAACCAAAACTGCAGGGTTTTACGTCCTGCGCTTTACGTCCATGGCTGCCGTGTTAACGGAAGGCGGGTTTTTAACCAATACACAGGATGCGAACCTGCTCCGGTCCAGTGCATTTCTGCAGGAAGCAGCCGAAGCACATGCGGAGGCGATTGCCGCAGTTTTTGCTGATATCGGACGACGCAGGGACATGGAGTGGACAGGGCAGATCCTGCGAAACGGTGACAGAGGTCCGCTCGTCCGGAGCCTGCAGGAAAAACTGCTGAACTTAAATTACGATCTCGGCTCTTTCGGTGCCGACGGGGTGTTTGGCGACATTACAGAAACAGCCGTTCGTGAATTTCAGCAGAGCTCACGAATTACTGTTGACGGTGTAGCGGGACCTCAGACGTACCAGGCAGTGCTGAACGCAAGCCCGACTGGACTTCTTGTTATTGTGGACGTAGCCACACTGAATGTTAGAAACCGGCCTTCCTGGGAGCCGAGTGCCATTGCAGGGACCGTGAGAAGAGGCGAAGCCTTCACCATAACAGACAGAGTCAATGTACAGGGAAGCAGTACAGATATGTATCGCCTCAGAAGCGGTTTGTATATCACAACAAGTGAGAATTTCGTCCGCACAAGACGAGTGTAG
- the cydS gene encoding cytochrome bd oxidase small subunit CydS, with product MDLTYFLIMIAPPLVLIAAVAVVFIWGAKGKD from the coding sequence GTGGATCTCACGTACTTTCTGATCATGATCGCCCCTCCCCTTGTTCTGATCGCTGCCGTAGCAGTTGTCTTTATCTGGGGAGCAAAAGGAAAAGACTGA
- a CDS encoding NAD-dependent epimerase/dehydratase family protein, whose protein sequence is MVKKLQKGRGDQAMTMSKMKRDVLVLGGSRFFGRRLVSKLIDNGDRVTIATRGNKEDGFGEKVNRIHVDRSDRVAMEEAFRDSRWDVVYDQICFSPDDAAITCDVFKERTGHYVLTSTLSVYEFNDKPLKEEKDFDPYSYPIQKGTRDDFSYGEGKRLAEAVFFQEAGFPVTAVRPPIVLGEDDYTERLHYHVRKVNSGEMIRITNPDTALSFVEAGDLAEFLFWAGSQEIYGPVNASSPDHIRLKELIGIIEETTGRTAVTESPVNDSEQSPFNFPSSAYQDVSLAEASGYKFMQLNKWLRSLVERIKQTE, encoded by the coding sequence ATGGTGAAGAAGTTACAAAAAGGAAGAGGTGATCAGGCAATGACGATGAGTAAAATGAAAAGAGATGTCCTCGTGCTTGGGGGCAGTCGGTTTTTCGGCCGGCGACTTGTAAGTAAACTGATTGATAACGGGGACCGGGTGACAATTGCAACGCGCGGCAATAAAGAGGACGGCTTCGGGGAAAAAGTGAACCGGATCCACGTTGACCGATCAGACAGAGTGGCAATGGAAGAAGCGTTCAGGGATTCCCGATGGGATGTGGTGTACGACCAGATCTGTTTTTCACCGGATGATGCCGCGATTACGTGTGATGTATTCAAGGAGAGGACCGGGCATTATGTGCTTACCTCCACACTTTCGGTTTATGAGTTTAACGATAAGCCCCTGAAGGAAGAGAAAGATTTTGATCCCTACAGTTACCCCATTCAGAAAGGCACAAGAGACGATTTCAGTTACGGAGAAGGAAAGCGTCTGGCAGAGGCCGTCTTCTTTCAGGAGGCAGGTTTTCCGGTCACAGCGGTACGTCCGCCAATCGTACTCGGGGAGGATGACTACACGGAAAGACTCCATTACCACGTACGTAAAGTGAACAGTGGCGAGATGATCCGGATCACAAACCCTGATACGGCACTTTCCTTTGTAGAGGCAGGAGATCTGGCTGAATTTCTGTTCTGGGCCGGCAGCCAGGAAATCTACGGGCCGGTAAACGCTTCATCGCCTGATCATATCCGCCTTAAGGAGCTTATAGGAATAATTGAAGAAACGACAGGCAGAACGGCCGTCACTGAAAGCCCTGTAAATGACAGCGAACAGTCTCCGTTTAATTTTCCTTCCTCTGCCTATCAGGACGTTTCCCTGGCAGAAGCATCTGGCTATAAGTTTATGCAGCTGAACAAGTGGCTTCGGTCCCTGGTGGAACGAATCAAGCAGACAGAATAA
- a CDS encoding cytochrome d ubiquinol oxidase subunit II, translating to MSYELIGITVLWIFLYGYLIVASIDFGAGFFSYYSRITKKKHALHHIIQRYLSPVWEVTNVFLVFFFVGIIGFFPDTAYYYGTALLIPGSISIILLALRGSYYAFATYGAKDSHLYSLLYGATGLLIPASLTTVLTISEGGYLAVDNGNVTLLYGELFTSPYSWGVVFLAVFSVLFISAAFLTYYAAKAKDQQALEVVRKYALSWAFPTITMAFIVFFLLGERNELHFSNMMDLWWMFALSLASFAASVWLIWKRQNYGLAFIFVMVQFFTAFFAYGASHLPYLLYPYLTIYDGFTNESMAIALIAAFIGGLLMLIPSLYLLMRLFLFDAEYLEGRK from the coding sequence TTGAGCTATGAATTAATTGGGATTACCGTCCTGTGGATCTTTTTGTACGGCTATCTGATCGTGGCGTCGATTGATTTCGGCGCCGGCTTCTTCAGCTATTACAGCCGGATTACAAAAAAGAAACACGCCCTTCATCATATTATCCAGCGTTATCTTTCCCCTGTGTGGGAGGTAACCAATGTCTTTCTCGTATTCTTCTTCGTTGGAATTATCGGCTTTTTTCCGGATACAGCCTATTATTACGGAACAGCCCTTCTGATTCCAGGAAGTATTTCGATTATTCTTCTGGCCCTGCGCGGCTCCTATTATGCCTTTGCCACATACGGGGCGAAAGACAGCCATTTGTACTCGCTTCTTTATGGAGCAACGGGTCTATTAATTCCGGCTTCCCTCACAACAGTCCTGACCATCTCAGAAGGAGGGTATCTGGCTGTTGATAACGGGAATGTTACCCTTCTCTACGGTGAACTGTTTACAAGCCCGTATTCCTGGGGCGTTGTATTTCTCGCTGTCTTCAGTGTGCTGTTCATTTCTGCTGCATTTCTTACCTATTATGCAGCGAAGGCTAAAGACCAGCAGGCTCTGGAAGTTGTCCGGAAATACGCTCTCTCCTGGGCATTCCCGACCATTACTATGGCTTTCATCGTGTTCTTCCTACTCGGTGAGCGGAACGAGCTGCACTTTTCCAACATGATGGATCTATGGTGGATGTTTGCCCTCTCACTGGCATCGTTTGCTGCATCGGTGTGGCTGATCTGGAAACGGCAAAATTACGGTCTGGCTTTTATTTTCGTTATGGTCCAGTTCTTCACAGCCTTTTTTGCATACGGGGCGTCGCACCTGCCGTACCTTCTCTATCCGTACCTGACGATCTATGACGGGTTTACGAATGAAAGCATGGCAATAGCTCTGATTGCAGCCTTTATTGGAGGACTCCTCATGCTTATTCCTTCTCTGTATCTTTTGATGAGGCTGTTTCTCTTCGATGCAGAATATCTTGAAGGCAGAAAATAA
- a CDS encoding carboxymuconolactone decarboxylase family protein: MPWIKPVKMSEMKKIQKEDASQPTVFHRLMGHTPELLEAFTPLQNAVKQVSISDLMREQIITYVSRLNGCEYCTASHAEMLRSLGETEDQIENLLEDRMSSFDDETKAVLTYAKHLAKERQALSRDDIELLRSFGMSDRKIAEVNHLIAYTSYTNQLSIGLGL, translated from the coding sequence ATGCCCTGGATCAAACCGGTAAAAATGAGTGAAATGAAAAAAATTCAAAAGGAAGATGCTTCACAGCCGACAGTTTTTCACAGACTGATGGGTCATACACCAGAGTTGTTAGAAGCCTTTACCCCTTTGCAGAACGCTGTTAAACAAGTATCCATCAGTGATTTAATGAGAGAGCAGATCATTACTTATGTCTCACGTTTAAACGGCTGCGAATATTGTACTGCCAGTCATGCAGAGATGCTGCGTAGTCTGGGGGAAACAGAAGATCAAATCGAAAATCTGCTTGAAGACAGGATGTCTTCTTTTGACGATGAAACAAAGGCCGTGTTAACGTATGCAAAACACCTTGCAAAGGAAAGACAAGCGCTCTCCAGAGACGATATCGAACTCTTGCGCAGCTTTGGAATGTCAGATAGGAAAATTGCAGAAGTCAATCATCTGATTGCTTACACAAGCTATACAAATCAACTTTCTATTGGATTGGGGCTGTAA